In a genomic window of Microbacterium amylolyticum:
- a CDS encoding MFS transporter, which produces MSTDNSPTLKKRIVAAWSLWSWGNATVSALMVTFVFGTYIADGVGTGGDGTRYLSTAYTISGIIIALTAPVIGQRADRAGRRKLWLTVNTLAVVVLTAACFFVKPEPGYLLLGVTLMAAMTLFDEFGNLNYNAMIADITDHKRMGRVSGIGWGAGYLGGIVILAISYFGLVAGDGPYLFGLTSDESINIRMVAVLGAAWFLIFALPLLFTKITTADQENTQQRVSILESYRRLLRVLVGLWREDRNTFWFLVSSAIYRDGLSAVFTYGAILGVAVYGFAPADILLFGIAANVVAAIGAIIGGFFDDWIGPRQVIVTCVAFLIVIAFALFPLDVEREILGITVTPTGAFWVFGLMLCLFVGPAQASSRAFLGRLAPPARAAELFGLYATTGRSVGFLTSAVIAILLGSEATTEDGADKAIIVAIVIILGLGLASLALVKNPTGPARMREHSLKE; this is translated from the coding sequence GAAGAAGCGAATCGTCGCCGCGTGGAGTCTCTGGAGCTGGGGGAATGCAACGGTGAGCGCGCTGATGGTCACCTTCGTCTTCGGCACCTATATCGCCGACGGCGTGGGCACCGGTGGCGATGGCACGCGCTATCTCTCGACCGCATATACGATCTCGGGCATCATCATCGCCCTGACGGCCCCCGTGATCGGACAGCGTGCCGACAGGGCGGGTCGCCGCAAGCTGTGGCTCACGGTGAACACGCTGGCCGTTGTCGTCCTCACCGCGGCATGCTTCTTCGTCAAGCCCGAGCCGGGATACCTGCTGCTGGGCGTGACGCTGATGGCGGCCATGACGTTGTTCGATGAGTTCGGCAACCTGAACTACAACGCGATGATCGCCGACATCACCGACCACAAGCGCATGGGGCGTGTCTCGGGAATCGGCTGGGGCGCCGGCTATCTCGGCGGAATCGTGATCCTGGCGATCTCGTACTTTGGTCTCGTCGCGGGTGATGGCCCCTACCTGTTCGGGTTGACGAGCGACGAATCGATCAACATTCGTATGGTGGCTGTTCTCGGCGCCGCATGGTTCCTGATCTTCGCGCTGCCTCTGTTGTTCACGAAGATCACGACGGCCGATCAGGAGAACACCCAGCAACGCGTGTCGATTCTGGAGTCGTATAGACGGCTTCTGCGCGTGCTCGTCGGGCTCTGGCGTGAAGACAGGAACACCTTCTGGTTCCTCGTGTCGTCCGCGATCTACCGCGACGGACTGTCGGCCGTTTTCACCTACGGCGCGATTCTGGGCGTGGCGGTCTACGGCTTCGCGCCGGCGGACATTCTGCTGTTCGGAATCGCGGCAAACGTTGTCGCCGCGATCGGAGCGATCATCGGAGGGTTTTTCGACGACTGGATCGGTCCGCGGCAGGTGATTGTGACGTGCGTTGCCTTCTTGATCGTGATCGCCTTCGCGCTGTTCCCCCTGGACGTCGAGCGCGAAATTCTCGGCATCACGGTCACGCCAACGGGCGCTTTCTGGGTGTTCGGGTTGATGCTGTGCTTGTTCGTGGGGCCGGCTCAGGCATCGTCGCGTGCCTTCCTCGGGCGGCTGGCGCCGCCGGCGCGTGCGGCTGAGCTGTTCGGCCTGTACGCGACAACCGGACGAAGCGTAGGCTTCCTCACCTCCGCGGTGATCGCGATTCTCCTGGGCTCGGAGGCGACAACCGAGGACGGGGCCGACAAGGCGATTATCGTGGCGATCGTGATCATCCTGGGGCTCGGCCTCGCATCGCTCGCCCTCGTGAAAAACCCGACGGGTCCCGCGCGGATGCGGGAGCACTCGCTGAAGGAGTGA